A single Lactuca sativa cultivar Salinas chromosome 8, Lsat_Salinas_v11, whole genome shotgun sequence DNA region contains:
- the LOC111897563 gene encoding GDSL esterase/lipase CPRD49, protein MVGPARPQFVLFGSSIVQLGFLLDGWAADLAHYYARKADIFMRGYNGWNSKQALEVVKQIFPKDDAVKPSLVIVYFGGNDSVLYDPDVPSSHVPLEDYVENMRIIATYLQSLSETTRLIFLSAPPVNEEQMKAVLGIENRKNEQCGIYSDACLALCKEMNIKAIDLFTLIQQRPDWLTTSFIDGIHFTAAASETVASEIRLAIFQADWTPSLRWDLLPTEFDVAVAASAVG, encoded by the exons ATGGTTGGACCAGCAAGGCCACAGTTTGTGTTGTTCGGTTCCTCAATCGTTCAACTTGGCTTTCTTCTAGATGGTTGGGCTGCGGATCTTGCACACTATTATGCTCGCAAG GCAGACATATTCATGCGAGGATATAATGGTTGGAATTCAAAGCAAGCGCTAGAAGTTGTGAAACAAATCTTCCCAAAG GATGATGCGGTAAAACCATCTCTGGTAATTGTTTATTTTGGAGGTAACGATTCAGTACTTTATGATCCAGATGTCCCAAGTTCTCATGTACCACTTGAGGATTACGTTGAAAACATGAGGATCATTGCTACCTATCTACAA AGCCTTTCAGAGACCACACGCCTAATATTTCTTTCTGCCCCTCCAGTGAACGAGGAACAAATGAAAGCAGTTCTGGG TATTGAGAATCGCAAAAACGAACAGTGTGGAATATACTCTGATGCTTGTCTAGCCTTATGCAAAGAAATGAATATCAAGGCTATTGATCTTTTCACCTTAATTCAACAACGACCTGATTGGTTGACAACCAGCTTTAT AGATGGGATACATTTTACAGCAGCTGCGAGCGAAACAGTGGCAAGTGAGATACGACTAGCAATTTTTCAAGCTGACTGGACACCAAGTTTGCGTTGGGATTTGTTGCCTACCGAATTTGATGTTGCTGTTGCTGCCAGTGCCGTAGGTTAA